From a single Apium graveolens cultivar Ventura chromosome 2, ASM990537v1, whole genome shotgun sequence genomic region:
- the LOC141707714 gene encoding NAC domain-containing protein 46-like yields the protein MEGGPVVVNQEGDEELLNLPPGFRFHPTDEEIITHYLTHKIVNPGFNATAVGEVDLNKCEPWDLPKKAKMGEKEWYFFCQRDRKYPTGMRTNRATELGYWKATGKDKEIYRKAKNRDQGGQQQLIGMKKTLVFYMGRAPKGEKTNWVMHEFRLDAKLSYQNFPTKAAAKDEWVVCKVFHKNAATTSMMNKKNSMTDLIRMDSFVEGLLDSNSLPPLMDSPYTTNTDINGTANNITATHGLQDLKGTIIYPPSGFRSLDGKFTNQMQMQQHGYMAPTSGINHPYSQSTHNYTYDQVPNAVFYSQNANFPYQGSSSLGNYLNQQSFNNSIPGNRQCKVEQYSSNLTRSQDTGLSTDLTAEISSKQQVDRSKPTYNQDADQGTSAGRLADLDSFWDFQ from the exons ATGGAAGGAGGTCCAGTAGTGGTTAACCAAGAAGGAGATGAGGAGCTGTTGAATTTACCCCCAGGGTTCCGGTTTCATCCCACAGATGAGGAGATTATAACTCATTATCTTACTCACAAGATTGTCAACCCTGGCTTCAATGCAACTGCTGTTGGAGAAGTTGATCTCAACAAGTGTGAACCTTGGGATTTACCAA AGAAAGCAAAGATGGGAGAGAAAGAATGGTATTTCTTTTGCCAAAGAGACAGGAAGTATCCCACAGGAATGAGAACAAACAGGGCCACGGAATTAGGATACTGGAAAGCCACCGGAAAAGATAAGGAGATATATCGAAAAGCCAAAAATCGCGACCAAGGCGGACAGCAACAGTTAATTGGGATGAAGAAAACTCTTGTTTTCTACATGGGAAGAGCTCCTAAAGGAGAAAAAACAAACTGGGTCATGCATGAATTCAGACTCGACGCCAAATTATCTTACCAAAACTTTCCTACTAAGGCTGCAGCAAAG GATGAATGGGTTGTGTGCAAGGTTTTTCACAAGAATGCGGCGACGACGTCAATGATGAACAAGAAAAATTCAATGACTGATCTGATAAGAATGGACTCTTTCGTGGAAGGCCTTTTGGACAGTAATTCTCTGCCACCATTGATGGATTCTCCTTACACAACCAATACCGACATCAATGGTACTGCTAACAATATAACCGCTACTCATGGATTACAAGATTTGAAAGGGACAATAATATATCCACCTTCGGGGTTTAGATCCTTGGATGGAAAGTTTACGAACCAAATGCAAATGCAGCAGCATGGCTACATGGCCCCTACCTCTGGTATAAACCATCCATATTCTCAAAGCACTCATAACTACACTTATGATCAAGTTCCGAACGCCGTGTTTTACTCCCAAAATGCTAATTTCCCGTACCAAGGTTCTTCAAGTCTCGGTAATTACTTGAACCAACAAAGCTTCAATAATTCTATTCCTGGTAATCGACAATGCAAGGTGGAGCAGTACTCGTCCAATCTCACTCGTTCACAGGACACCGGACTAAGCACTGACTTGACGGCTGAGATATCGTCCAAGCAACAAGTGGATAGAAGCAAACCAACTTATAACCAAGATGCTGATCAGGGCACTTCAGCTGGCCGTCTTGCAGATTTGGATTCTTTCTGGGATTTTCAATAA